A window of Pirellula sp. SH-Sr6A contains these coding sequences:
- the aroA gene encoding 3-phosphoshikimate 1-carboxyvinyltransferase, producing MKPQSVQFEPVAAPVSGKARVPGSKSITNRALICAAMARGESVLSGVLESEDTEVMIEAWRTLGLTLHWDKQAEVVRIEGCGGQPPTPHGDLFIANSGTSIRFLTAALAATQGEYRLDGVARMRERPIADLIHGLRDLGADLRSENESNPNCPPVRIHGRGLHGGVAQVAGNVSSQFLSGMMMAAPYARAPIAIQVTGELVSKPYVEMTAAVMQSFGVSVESHPSENSANLHYKINAPMHYRGCEYAIEPDGSAASYFWGAAAITGGRVRVQGLSRGALQGDVGFVDVLEKMGCEAIYGEDFIEVIGKPLRGIDIDMNAISDTVQTLAPIAMFAEGPTRIRGVAHNRHKETDRIGDLAKELRKVGAQVTEHEDGLTIQPGAYHPAVLETYHDHRMAMSFALIGMRTPGITILDPRCTNKTFPRYFEVMGELIGQSPCYR from the coding sequence GTGAAACCTCAATCCGTTCAGTTTGAACCAGTCGCTGCACCCGTGTCGGGGAAAGCGCGTGTCCCAGGCTCGAAAAGTATCACAAACCGCGCATTGATCTGTGCTGCGATGGCTCGGGGAGAGTCCGTTCTGTCGGGTGTCCTCGAAAGCGAGGATACCGAAGTGATGATCGAGGCTTGGAGAACCCTTGGCCTCACCCTGCATTGGGACAAACAAGCGGAGGTAGTACGGATTGAAGGGTGTGGTGGTCAACCCCCCACGCCTCATGGTGACTTGTTCATCGCGAATAGCGGAACCTCCATCCGATTCCTAACGGCAGCCTTGGCCGCAACCCAAGGCGAATACCGACTTGACGGCGTAGCTCGCATGCGCGAAAGGCCCATCGCAGATCTCATCCACGGATTGCGTGATCTAGGTGCCGACCTTCGCAGCGAAAACGAGTCCAACCCCAACTGCCCCCCTGTGCGAATCCACGGTCGTGGGCTCCATGGCGGCGTCGCTCAGGTCGCAGGGAATGTCTCCAGCCAGTTCTTGAGCGGAATGATGATGGCAGCTCCCTATGCGCGAGCCCCGATTGCCATTCAAGTAACCGGGGAACTGGTGTCCAAGCCTTATGTGGAGATGACCGCTGCTGTGATGCAATCCTTCGGCGTCTCGGTGGAGAGCCATCCATCGGAGAACTCGGCCAACCTCCATTACAAGATCAATGCACCGATGCACTACCGGGGTTGCGAATATGCGATCGAGCCAGATGGCTCGGCAGCAAGTTACTTTTGGGGGGCAGCGGCGATCACCGGTGGAAGAGTGCGTGTGCAAGGTCTCTCGCGAGGGGCTTTGCAGGGGGATGTTGGATTCGTCGACGTTTTGGAAAAGATGGGATGCGAGGCCATCTACGGTGAGGATTTCATCGAAGTCATTGGCAAACCATTGCGAGGGATCGATATCGATATGAATGCGATCAGCGATACGGTTCAGACCTTGGCTCCCATCGCCATGTTCGCGGAGGGACCAACGCGTATCCGCGGGGTCGCTCACAATCGCCATAAAGAAACCGATCGAATCGGTGACTTGGCAAAAGAGCTTCGCAAAGTCGGGGCGCAAGTAACCGAGCACGAAGATGGACTGACAATCCAACCGGGGGCCTACCACCCAGCCGTTTTGGAAACCTATCATGACCATCGTATGGCGATGAGTTTCGCGTTGATAGGAATGCGTACGCCCGGAATCACGATTCTGGACCCTCGATGCACGAACAAGACCTTTCCGAGATACTTTGAGGTGATGGGGGAACTGATTGGCCAGTCCCCTTGCTACCGATAG
- a CDS encoding leucine-rich repeat domain-containing protein — protein MNEVRIEDSLPENPAVSVPRPRWFHCWPLGLFLLVLFSFDCLLPSAMNILPREISKGYLGVFVGHLLIASIVASLLFPSWILGTLVGSLFVSIAFGSVLWGSGSYSLLVQGGEGQVWRLIWGVLPAPFVVLACSLPLLIIRSLRGWRIQRTEARVHGGQRIRLEDIFLTMIVLAAVLSLSIAPSIAMEIERRDYLLGIAVIGAFLMFVCLLGGIPFLWIRHWKQDPLSRIGAPFIWMLLVGILSSMLYSLYMELQRSTIAVSSLTSMCVAAFFIATLPILFMESLRASGFQFVSQFPPKSEQQVSEKEEALIRRSQWQQRLGAGIMALMAIGIHIPASNLNKSRIAEDQWLADRYQQIHEQGGELRVSRGQIVSVAFSDPKFQSVDIEQFPAPEQVERLSLAGATVGDEIVSSLSRYTSLQSLDLSHTGITDSSVPALREQTGLKHLSISGTKLSRDSILRLASLWHLQELDLGDLDLDNEFRLPSTWSLKPERSISLKGNRRLTDALASHPENDLSRGRFGYLDFSSTGITGSLFEKPISVRRLTLHDVRITDDIMARYASNMRVSGFLSLEHTLLTDAILPVMAASIPSMSWSLGDGNFTDAGLSALKSVGFIKLELRGKQFTGVCFETWSPMLYEINFSGSSLSDDTIEHLRNMGSLQSIGLAGTAITDRSLAEIARFPMTLATIDVSDTSVTVEGLTEYMSPYTEIVVRPGQFTPEELRLLRSRMTVSVGRSVRSYR, from the coding sequence ATGAATGAAGTACGGATCGAAGACTCGTTGCCGGAGAATCCTGCCGTATCAGTTCCTCGCCCCAGGTGGTTTCATTGTTGGCCGCTCGGGCTGTTCCTTCTCGTTCTCTTTTCGTTCGATTGTTTGTTGCCCTCTGCCATGAACATTCTGCCGCGAGAAATCTCGAAGGGATATCTCGGCGTTTTCGTTGGTCATCTTCTGATCGCGTCGATCGTGGCATCTCTGCTCTTTCCAAGCTGGATTCTGGGTACTCTCGTTGGGTCGCTCTTCGTTTCGATCGCTTTTGGGTCGGTGCTTTGGGGGAGTGGTAGCTACAGCTTGCTCGTTCAGGGTGGAGAGGGTCAGGTATGGAGATTGATTTGGGGAGTACTCCCAGCTCCCTTTGTCGTTCTCGCGTGTTCCCTACCCCTTCTTATCATTCGCTCGCTCCGGGGCTGGCGCATCCAGAGAACGGAAGCGAGGGTCCATGGAGGTCAGCGCATTCGACTCGAGGATATTTTCTTGACCATGATCGTCTTGGCTGCCGTCTTGAGTTTGTCTATCGCCCCTAGCATCGCGATGGAAATCGAACGCAGGGATTATTTGTTGGGTATTGCAGTCATCGGCGCCTTCCTCATGTTTGTCTGTCTCTTGGGGGGAATCCCATTCCTTTGGATTCGGCACTGGAAGCAAGACCCGTTGTCACGCATTGGGGCTCCATTCATTTGGATGCTGTTGGTCGGTATCCTTTCTTCGATGCTCTATTCACTTTATATGGAGTTACAACGCTCGACGATCGCCGTGAGCAGCCTTACCAGCATGTGCGTCGCAGCTTTTTTCATTGCGACTCTTCCCATCCTCTTTATGGAATCGCTTCGTGCCTCTGGCTTTCAATTCGTTTCGCAATTCCCACCGAAGAGTGAACAGCAGGTCTCAGAAAAGGAAGAGGCATTGATTCGCCGTTCACAATGGCAACAACGCCTTGGAGCTGGCATCATGGCGTTGATGGCGATTGGCATTCATATTCCCGCCAGCAACCTGAACAAATCTCGCATTGCGGAGGACCAATGGCTCGCAGATCGCTATCAGCAAATTCATGAACAAGGTGGCGAGCTTCGTGTGTCTAGAGGACAAATCGTGTCTGTCGCGTTTAGCGATCCCAAGTTTCAATCCGTCGACATCGAACAATTCCCTGCACCAGAGCAGGTGGAGCGACTTTCCCTCGCAGGAGCCACCGTCGGGGATGAGATCGTTTCCAGCCTGAGTCGCTATACAAGTCTCCAGTCCTTAGACCTTTCGCATACCGGAATCACAGACTCATCGGTTCCAGCACTTCGCGAGCAGACTGGGCTTAAGCATCTTTCCATTTCAGGTACAAAGCTTTCGAGGGACTCCATCCTACGCCTTGCCAGCCTATGGCATCTGCAAGAGCTCGATTTGGGGGACCTCGACTTGGACAATGAGTTCCGTTTGCCGTCGACTTGGAGTTTAAAGCCAGAGCGATCGATCTCTTTGAAGGGGAATCGGAGACTAACAGATGCATTGGCCTCGCATCCTGAAAATGATCTGAGCAGGGGCCGATTTGGCTATTTGGATTTCAGCAGTACGGGGATCACCGGTTCCTTATTTGAAAAACCAATTTCGGTCCGACGATTGACCCTGCACGATGTCCGAATCACCGATGACATTATGGCTAGGTACGCGTCCAACATGCGAGTATCCGGATTCCTCTCCTTGGAGCATACGCTTTTGACCGATGCCATCTTGCCTGTGATGGCTGCTTCGATCCCCAGCATGAGTTGGTCGCTTGGAGATGGAAACTTCACGGATGCGGGACTTTCCGCATTGAAATCGGTAGGCTTCATCAAGTTAGAGTTGCGAGGAAAACAGTTCACTGGAGTTTGTTTCGAAACGTGGAGCCCCATGCTTTACGAAATCAATTTCTCCGGATCGAGCCTCTCGGACGATACGATCGAACACCTGCGGAATATGGGCTCCCTACAGTCCATTGGATTGGCAGGAACCGCGATTACCGATCGATCCCTGGCGGAGATCGCGCGTTTTCCGATGACGCTCGCGACGATTGATGTGAGCGATACCTCCGTCACCGTCGAAGGATTAACGGAGTACATGAGTCCCTACACCGAAATTGTGGTACGACCGGGACAATTCACCCCGGAGGAGCTCCGATTGCTCCGTTCTAGGATGACGGTGTCTGTTGGACGCAGCGTTCGAAGTTATAGGTAG
- a CDS encoding cryptochrome/photolyase family protein, with the protein MRAPRSATLVFPHQLFPDLTGKFPTTDIFWIEDPLFFCQYSFHRQKLMLHRASMRWHFDHAAVPQGGRKHYVEAHTLSTSKDLAQVLAEHRISEAHLIDPEDDFLARRLGSALNHAGIHLILHPSPNFITSIADIDRWTEGKKKYFFTNFYIEQRNRLGLLLDEEGKPVGGKWSFDTDNRKKLPKGIRLPAVEAPEPSPYSTEAREYVRQRFPHAIGDDLALMYPFQHSEAHRWLLRFIDERLAQFGDFEDAIDREASVLFHSVLTPMLNIGLIAPETIIDEAMKRRDRVPLNSLEGFLRQVIGWREYMRIVYRKLGRLQRTRNFWGHERPMPQALYDGTTGIEPVDVVIRRTLRTGYCHHIERLMILGNFMLLCEIDPDAIYQWFMELFVDAYDWVMVPNVYGMSQHADGGMITTKPYISGSSYVLKMSNFKKGDWCEIWDGLYWRFMHRHRAFFERNPRMSVMTKQLDKMGSKLDRHLEVSEGFLQRMQ; encoded by the coding sequence ATGCGTGCCCCTCGATCCGCGACCCTGGTTTTTCCGCACCAACTCTTTCCCGATCTCACGGGAAAATTCCCAACTACCGATATCTTCTGGATCGAAGACCCATTGTTTTTCTGCCAATATTCCTTCCATCGGCAGAAGCTTATGCTTCATCGGGCTTCGATGCGCTGGCACTTTGATCATGCCGCTGTCCCCCAGGGTGGACGGAAACACTATGTCGAAGCCCATACCCTTTCCACGTCCAAGGATCTTGCCCAAGTCTTGGCGGAGCATCGAATCTCCGAGGCTCACCTCATCGACCCCGAAGACGACTTCCTGGCCCGTCGACTCGGCTCCGCATTGAACCACGCCGGGATTCACTTGATCCTCCATCCCTCTCCCAATTTCATCACCTCCATCGCCGACATCGATCGCTGGACCGAAGGGAAGAAAAAATACTTCTTTACCAACTTCTACATCGAGCAACGGAATCGATTGGGATTGCTCCTCGACGAGGAAGGAAAGCCGGTCGGTGGTAAATGGAGCTTCGATACCGACAACCGTAAAAAACTCCCCAAAGGGATCCGCTTGCCAGCTGTCGAGGCCCCGGAACCCAGCCCCTACTCGACCGAAGCGCGCGAGTACGTCCGCCAGCGTTTTCCCCACGCGATTGGCGACGATCTAGCCCTGATGTATCCGTTTCAGCACTCCGAAGCCCATCGATGGCTCCTCCGCTTTATCGACGAACGGCTCGCTCAATTCGGTGACTTCGAAGACGCGATCGACCGCGAGGCATCTGTTCTGTTTCATTCCGTTCTCACCCCGATGCTCAACATCGGCTTGATCGCTCCCGAGACGATTATCGACGAGGCTATGAAGCGTCGAGACCGAGTGCCGTTGAACTCTCTCGAGGGCTTTCTACGTCAAGTGATCGGATGGCGCGAGTACATGCGGATTGTATATCGGAAGCTAGGACGGCTCCAACGGACTCGTAATTTCTGGGGGCATGAGCGACCGATGCCCCAAGCATTGTACGACGGCACCACGGGGATCGAGCCGGTCGACGTCGTCATTCGTCGAACGCTCCGCACGGGCTACTGCCATCACATCGAACGACTGATGATCCTTGGCAATTTCATGTTGCTTTGCGAAATCGATCCCGATGCCATTTATCAATGGTTCATGGAGTTGTTCGTCGACGCTTACGACTGGGTGATGGTACCTAATGTCTATGGCATGAGTCAGCACGCCGATGGCGGCATGATCACGACCAAGCCCTATATCAGCGGCTCTTCCTATGTGCTCAAGATGAGCAACTTCAAGAAAGGAGATTGGTGCGAAATCTGGGATGGCCTCTACTGGCGATTCATGCACCGGCATCGTGCATTCTTTGAACGCAATCCGCGGATGAGTGTCATGACGAAGCAGCTCGATAAGATGGGATCGAAACTGGATCGTCATCTTGAAGTTTCGGAGGGATTCTTGCAGAGAATGCAATAG
- a CDS encoding OmpP1/FadL family transporter — MKQIRKFDESIGGRFQRNGKRWLRWGTRLLGMAKLVSMVGIPLGGSASVLGQSFGPELHNTLMPASGGMGGVSIARPQDLTSALNANPASLTQFRGTQFSFAGGWAEATFNMSQASNIPIVGQNPLIQPYSAKSTAPGTPAGNIGVTQDLDELGLPATIGVGFVTSAGAFSDYRHVPQSGGTNAGLAIFSMPVGVGVDLTDRLTLGSSLALGIAFLDGPFVGAGGMTPDYAIRGTVGANYLLTDATTVGGYYQTAQSYTFDNAFLLNPGVGQTSIDVNMDLPQNIGVGFANRAMMDGRLLVGIDLVYKLWDDADLFGAIYDNQWVVQTGVQLTRDRLRYRAGYVWAENPMDPTPGNNLGGAIQPGDLAAVRYSQALLAVTSQHRLSFGLGMVDVLPGIDMDVMAGGMFRDSEQLGNFTTTSIESYWIGAGLTWRFGRGGYGSCLDQSTPDHWSVGS; from the coding sequence GTGAAGCAGATTCGGAAGTTTGATGAATCCATAGGTGGCCGTTTCCAGCGGAACGGAAAACGATGGCTCCGCTGGGGGACTCGTTTGCTCGGAATGGCCAAGTTAGTCTCAATGGTTGGTATCCCACTGGGTGGCTCAGCTTCCGTGTTAGGACAAAGCTTTGGTCCCGAGCTACACAATACGTTGATGCCTGCATCGGGGGGGATGGGCGGGGTGAGCATTGCCCGACCGCAGGATTTAACGAGCGCGCTGAATGCCAATCCAGCTTCGCTCACCCAATTTCGAGGAACCCAGTTCTCGTTTGCGGGGGGGTGGGCGGAGGCGACGTTCAATATGTCGCAGGCCAGCAACATCCCTATCGTCGGGCAAAACCCGCTGATCCAGCCTTACTCGGCGAAATCGACTGCACCGGGGACACCTGCGGGAAATATCGGTGTGACACAGGATTTGGACGAGCTCGGATTGCCAGCCACTATTGGAGTCGGTTTTGTTACGTCCGCAGGTGCATTCTCCGACTACCGTCATGTGCCTCAAAGCGGTGGTACCAATGCTGGTTTAGCGATTTTTAGTATGCCTGTTGGGGTGGGAGTGGATCTGACAGACCGATTGACGCTGGGATCAAGCCTAGCCCTGGGAATCGCGTTCCTCGATGGCCCCTTCGTTGGCGCCGGTGGTATGACGCCCGATTACGCGATACGAGGCACCGTAGGGGCGAACTATCTATTGACGGATGCGACCACCGTCGGTGGTTACTATCAAACCGCGCAATCCTACACATTCGACAATGCGTTTCTCCTCAATCCAGGTGTCGGCCAAACCTCGATAGACGTCAACATGGATCTCCCTCAAAACATAGGGGTAGGATTTGCAAACCGCGCGATGATGGATGGCCGGTTGTTGGTGGGCATCGATCTGGTCTACAAACTGTGGGACGATGCGGATTTGTTTGGCGCTATCTACGACAACCAATGGGTGGTGCAAACCGGCGTTCAATTGACCCGCGATCGGCTTCGATATAGAGCGGGCTATGTCTGGGCTGAGAACCCAATGGACCCTACTCCGGGCAACAATCTTGGCGGTGCAATACAACCGGGTGATCTCGCTGCCGTTCGATATTCGCAGGCTTTGCTCGCAGTGACCAGTCAACATCGCCTTTCGTTTGGATTGGGTATGGTGGATGTGTTACCGGGAATTGATATGGACGTGATGGCAGGGGGGATGTTTCGGGACTCGGAACAACTCGGTAACTTCACAACAACATCGATTGAAAGCTACTGGATCGGCGCCGGCCTCACATGGCGCTTTGGACGAGGCGGCTACGGTAGCTGTTTAGATCAGTCTACTCCGGACCATTGGAGCGTCGGTTCCTAG
- a CDS encoding esterase/lipase family protein, with protein MIHYVWFSGRLPSVLAVLVLLHGITGCRLIRHFPPPSRTVAWPSEGLDSERSSSFLRIARDLSQANDSRSVDYYFQAAALSWSALSEHPSLACPQHPAWGIYQASLEGLLVDAARFHRLDSSGQLQIYQPLGLVCIPVTSSSLDWPVEQVTDMQVPDKTRRKKLKRTFAKSGLGVPIVALRTKPYGSEDNPVERFIPDRVPLAATAVLRADSEMPSGFAIELVNPSRVNAIQVENSWIPIAKDLSSPLEFQLQNKPTNPLAGFLLPGSGVEDDGLRMSEPYQPGKVPVVFIHGLMSEPVTWMDMLNQLRTLDWFNERYQVWGFSYATGSPFVTSAMRLRNHCREALSTLDPLSEDPALQEMVLIGHSMGGLLSKLQISASGDDVWNSVSKVPLDHIRVPNHVREELRERMVFEPQPYVRRVIYIATPHQGSSFASRGVGRIASSLVQPDEQYQSLHRRLVSDNPNTFFGTFRKRIPTSVDLLEPNDATLKAIYSLPVSPHVRQHTIFGTGDGPWTLGMNDGVVSVASACHPCAVSEAQVDGCHTKILQHEATIAEVIRLLIVHLQESVLESGDGLQTRDIKGVEIQNSP; from the coding sequence ATGATCCACTACGTTTGGTTCAGTGGTCGATTGCCGTCGGTTCTTGCTGTGCTGGTTTTGCTCCACGGGATTACGGGTTGCCGTTTGATTCGGCACTTCCCGCCCCCCAGTAGGACTGTTGCATGGCCTTCCGAGGGGCTTGATTCGGAACGATCTTCTTCATTCTTGCGAATCGCCCGTGACTTGAGCCAGGCGAATGATTCACGTAGTGTCGATTACTACTTTCAAGCGGCCGCGTTGAGTTGGTCGGCATTGTCCGAGCACCCTTCCCTCGCATGCCCGCAGCACCCCGCGTGGGGAATCTACCAAGCGAGCTTGGAGGGATTGCTCGTTGATGCGGCTCGATTCCATCGCTTGGATTCGTCCGGACAACTCCAGATCTACCAACCGTTGGGGCTCGTTTGTATTCCCGTGACGAGTTCCAGCTTGGACTGGCCTGTCGAACAAGTGACCGACATGCAGGTTCCAGATAAAACGAGACGTAAAAAACTCAAACGCACCTTTGCAAAGTCCGGTTTGGGAGTCCCGATCGTTGCACTGCGCACCAAGCCATATGGGAGCGAAGATAATCCTGTGGAACGCTTTATTCCCGATCGCGTGCCATTGGCTGCAACCGCAGTTCTTCGGGCCGATTCGGAAATGCCGAGTGGGTTCGCAATCGAACTTGTCAATCCATCGAGAGTCAACGCGATTCAGGTTGAAAACAGTTGGATTCCAATCGCCAAAGATCTTAGCAGTCCGTTGGAGTTCCAGCTGCAGAACAAGCCAACGAACCCGCTCGCAGGTTTTCTGCTGCCTGGCTCAGGAGTGGAAGATGATGGATTGCGCATGTCGGAGCCGTATCAACCAGGAAAAGTACCCGTTGTCTTCATCCATGGATTGATGTCGGAACCGGTGACATGGATGGATATGCTCAATCAGTTGAGAACGCTTGACTGGTTTAATGAACGCTACCAAGTGTGGGGTTTTAGCTATGCGACGGGAAGCCCTTTTGTCACATCAGCGATGAGACTGCGAAATCATTGTCGCGAGGCGCTGTCGACCCTGGACCCTCTTTCCGAGGACCCCGCCTTGCAGGAGATGGTGCTGATCGGACATAGCATGGGCGGGCTCCTCTCCAAGCTTCAGATTTCTGCAAGCGGCGACGACGTTTGGAACTCCGTGTCGAAGGTTCCGTTGGATCACATTCGTGTGCCGAACCACGTCCGTGAAGAGCTTCGAGAACGCATGGTCTTTGAACCCCAACCCTACGTTCGTCGGGTTATCTACATTGCGACTCCGCATCAAGGATCTTCGTTCGCTTCCCGTGGTGTCGGAAGAATTGCCTCTTCGTTAGTACAGCCTGATGAGCAATATCAATCGCTGCATCGACGATTGGTCTCCGACAATCCCAATACGTTCTTCGGAACCTTTCGGAAACGCATTCCCACAAGCGTCGATCTTTTGGAACCGAACGATGCGACCTTGAAAGCAATATACAGCCTCCCTGTTTCTCCCCATGTAAGGCAGCATACGATCTTTGGAACGGGGGATGGTCCATGGACCCTAGGCATGAACGACGGTGTTGTGTCCGTCGCGAGCGCTTGCCATCCCTGCGCGGTGAGCGAAGCCCAAGTCGATGGGTGTCATACCAAGATCCTTCAGCACGAAGCTACCATTGCCGAAGTAATTCGACTATTGATCGTTCACTTGCAAGAATCGGTTTTGGAAAGCGGGGATGGCTTACAAACGAGAGATATCAAGGGAGTAGAAATCCAAAACTCGCCATGA
- the ltrA gene encoding group II intron reverse transcriptase/maturase produces the protein MEEVLSRSNMLQALSRVVGNKGAAGVDGVTVDELPGYCREHWERHREELFSGTYRPSPVRKVEIPKPGGKGMRMLGIPTVLDRLIQQALLQVLTRLYDPMFSDSSFGFRPGRSTHQALDRAKEHIASGHRWVVDMDLEKFFDRVNHDILMSRLARQIQDKRILKLIRLYLQAGIMEGGIVSPRSEGTPQGGPLSPLLSNVLLDELDKELERRGHKFVRYADDCNIYVRSHRAGERVLNGVERFLSEKLRLTVNRAKSAVDRPWNRKFLGYTFTHHHQPKFKVSPESVKRFKGRLREELRKARGRNVRTVLAQLQPVLIGWVSYYRKSEVKKTFEELDSWLRRKLRAIYWRQWKRPPKRARELTRLGIDRVRAWVCAGNGHGPWWNAGASHMNQALPTRHLTQLGLISLVQKGTELNRR, from the coding sequence ATGGAGGAGGTGCTAAGCCGCAGCAATATGTTGCAGGCGTTGAGCCGTGTTGTCGGTAATAAAGGAGCCGCAGGCGTTGATGGGGTGACCGTCGATGAACTGCCAGGCTACTGCCGAGAGCATTGGGAACGCCACCGGGAAGAACTGTTCAGCGGAACGTATCGTCCGAGCCCTGTGCGAAAGGTAGAAATACCTAAACCCGGTGGCAAAGGGATGCGCATGCTGGGCATACCGACAGTGCTAGATCGCTTGATCCAGCAAGCTTTACTGCAAGTGCTCACGAGGCTCTACGATCCAATGTTTTCGGATTCTAGCTTTGGGTTTCGCCCAGGCCGGAGTACGCATCAGGCGTTGGATCGTGCCAAGGAACACATTGCTTCAGGGCATCGCTGGGTTGTCGACATGGACTTGGAAAAGTTCTTCGATCGCGTCAATCACGACATCCTGATGAGTCGCCTTGCACGTCAGATCCAAGACAAACGCATCCTGAAACTGATCCGCTTGTATCTGCAAGCTGGCATCATGGAAGGCGGCATCGTGAGTCCACGCAGCGAGGGAACGCCGCAAGGCGGTCCCTTATCACCGCTTCTGTCCAACGTCCTGCTCGATGAGCTGGACAAGGAGCTGGAACGCCGAGGCCACAAATTCGTTCGCTACGCTGATGACTGTAACATTTACGTTCGCAGTCACCGCGCCGGTGAGCGAGTGCTTAATGGTGTCGAACGCTTCCTGAGCGAGAAACTGCGACTGACAGTGAATCGAGCCAAGAGTGCCGTGGACCGCCCCTGGAACCGCAAGTTCCTGGGCTATACGTTCACGCACCATCACCAACCGAAGTTTAAGGTGTCTCCTGAATCGGTCAAACGCTTCAAGGGTCGCCTACGCGAGGAACTCCGCAAGGCACGAGGTCGCAATGTGCGTACGGTGCTTGCTCAGTTGCAGCCGGTCCTGATCGGTTGGGTGTCGTACTACCGGAAGAGTGAAGTGAAGAAAACGTTCGAGGAACTTGATAGCTGGTTACGCAGGAAGTTACGCGCCATCTACTGGCGCCAATGGAAGCGTCCGCCCAAACGAGCCCGCGAACTGACTCGCCTTGGCATTGACCGCGTGCGAGCGTGGGTCTGTGCTGGCAATGGTCATGGCCCCTGGTGGAATGCTGGCGCTAGCCACATGAATCAGGCCCTGCCTACTCGCCACCTCACGCAACTTGGGCTGATAAGCCTCGTCCAGAAAGGCACTGAGCTGAATCGTCGTTAG
- a CDS encoding transporter: MFSSFHTIAAIGTLAVVLLSASSVLGQEQARELGSEPVETDRDSFTRSPRIVEQGRWVFEASYSFLDQEAEHEGHLFPDLLIRYGMSPQLELRVGWTYEIGKFQHLAPTHKERSEEAIANYGAKFALSSREGWLPDSVLIFTGYTPTSGESSDTDFSVEYAAGWKIAGDWEFDTGLRWFMLAEEEDRFTEWAPSVVLKTPMIRERWNVHAEYFSLQSVGREEDYGQHYVGPGIHYLLSPNMEIGTRVFWGMNEDSANFICNVGTGMRF, translated from the coding sequence ATGTTCTCGTCATTCCATACGATCGCAGCCATCGGGACATTAGCTGTCGTACTGCTATCCGCATCCTCCGTGCTCGGCCAGGAACAAGCGAGGGAGCTCGGTAGTGAGCCTGTCGAGACCGACCGCGATTCGTTCACTCGTTCGCCAAGAATCGTCGAGCAAGGGAGATGGGTATTCGAAGCCTCGTACAGCTTCCTCGACCAGGAGGCTGAGCATGAGGGGCATTTGTTTCCGGACCTGCTGATTCGTTACGGTATGTCTCCGCAGTTGGAATTGCGAGTGGGATGGACCTACGAAATTGGCAAGTTTCAGCATCTTGCACCGACCCACAAAGAACGAAGCGAAGAAGCCATTGCCAACTACGGTGCCAAGTTTGCTCTGTCGTCCCGAGAGGGGTGGTTGCCGGACTCTGTGTTGATCTTCACCGGTTATACCCCCACGAGTGGAGAGTCGAGCGATACGGATTTCTCCGTCGAGTATGCGGCTGGTTGGAAGATTGCGGGAGATTGGGAATTTGATACCGGACTCCGGTGGTTTATGCTCGCCGAAGAGGAAGACCGCTTCACCGAATGGGCCCCTTCGGTGGTGCTGAAGACGCCCATGATTCGCGAACGATGGAATGTTCATGCCGAATACTTCAGTCTTCAAAGCGTCGGTCGTGAGGAAGACTATGGTCAACATTACGTGGGTCCCGGCATCCATTACTTGCTGTCCCCGAACATGGAGATTGGCACTCGCGTCTTCTGGGGTATGAACGAAGACTCGGCAAACTTTATCTGCAACGTTGGAACGGGAATGCGATTCTGA